The Deinococcus aquaticus genomic interval ATCGGAGTCCGTATCACCCCACTTTCTTCCCCCCATAAAGGAGCCACACATGGGCGTTCTTGAGATTGCCAAGGGCATGGGTGTCACGCTGGGGAAACTGTTCCAGAAGCCCGTGACCGTCAGTTACCCCGAACAGCGCGCCACGCTGCAACCCCGCTTCCGGGGACGGCACGTCCTGACCCGCCACCCCGGGCAGCGCCCCGGCGAACTGGGCCTGGAAAAGTGCATCGGCTGCTCGCTGTGCGCCGCCGCCTGCCCCGCCTACGCCATCTACGTGGAGGCCGCCGAGAACGACCCGGCCAACCCCGCCGCGCCCGGCGAACGCTACGCGAAGGTGTACGAGATCAACATGCTGCGCTGCATCTTCTGCGGCATGTGCGAGGAAGCCTGCCCGACCGGCGCGGTCGTCATGGGCAACGAGTTCGAGATGGCCGACTACCGCTACGGCGACTTCGTGTACGCCAAGGAAGACATGCTGGTCGGCGTGACCGGCAGCCTCCCGCAGCGCCGCGAGGCCGCCCGGAGCGGCAAACCCGTGCGTCTGGGCTTCCAGCTCGAGGGGCAGCCCCGCGCGGAACTGGAAGGAGTGAAGTACCCGTGACGAGGCCCGTAACGAGGAAAGGATGTGAACAGTTGATGGTTGATGGTCGGTGGCAGGTGACCCGTGACTGTCGTGCGCCCCTGGTCTGTGCTCCAGCACCCATCACGCATCACCCATCACCATCCCGTAGGGGCCGCCCATGATGCTGGCGTTCATCCTGCTGGGCGCGCTGGCCATCGTGGGCGGCGTGATCACCATTGCCGCGCGGAACGCGGTGCACGCGGCGCTGGGGCTGGTGGGGACGCTGCTGTGCGTGGCGGGTCTGTTCGCCACGCTGAACGCGTCGTTCCTGGCGGCCACGCAGGTGATCGTGTACGCGGGCGCGGTGATGGTGCTGTTTCTGTTCGTGATCATGCTGCTGAACGCCAACCAGCCGGTCACGTCGCGCGACCCGGTGCCGTACGTGCGGGAACTCGCCGGGATCGGCGGGACGCTGCTGGCGGGGGCGTTCGTGGTGCTGGCCTTCACGTTCGAGGACCCGCGCCCGCTGGCCGAGAGTGCCGGGGCGCTGCGCGGCGGGACGGCCCTGGTGATGGGCGAGACGCTGCTGACGCGTTTCCTGCTGCCGTTCGAGGCGGTCAGTGTGCTGCTGCTGGTGGCGATCGTGGGCGCGGTGGCGCTGGTGCAGCGTCCGGCGGCGCAACCGGACGGCGTGCCCGATGAACTGGCCGCCGACGAACTGGCAGGGCCGCTGGGCGCGGCGCAGCCGGAGCGCGTGGAAGCGCCGCGCGGGGCCGCTCCGGCGCTGATGACGGAAGGGGAGGTGCGTGCCTGATGGTGCCCACGACGTACTACCTGGCGCTGTCCGGGATTCTGTTCGCGCTGGGCATGATCGGCGTGCTGACGCGCCGCACCGCGATCATGGTGTTCCTGAGCGTGGAACTCATGCTGAACGCCGCGAACATCGCGTTGGTGGCGTTCGCGCGGTCCTGGGGTGACCCGACCGGTCAGACCGCCGTGTTCATCGTGATGACGCTGGCCGCCGCCGAGGTGGCGATCGGTCTGGCGATCATCGTCGCCATCTTCCGTAAGCGCGAGACCACCAACGTGGACGACCTCGCGGCGTTGAAAGGCTGAGTGGTCATGGATAGTCTTCCTGCTCTGTACCTGCTGCCCCTGCTGCCCCTGCTGGGCTTCGCGGTTCTGATGACGCTGCCCCGCCTGCTGCCCGGCAAGACCGGCGGCTGGCTGGCGACGGGTCTGGTCGGCGCGGCGTTCGTCGTGGCCGTCATCCGTTACCTGAACCAGGGCGCGCCCGCCCATGAGGTGCTGTGGACGTGGCTGCCGAACATGGCGCTGAACGCCAACCTGTCGGTGGGATTCTGGCTGGATCAACTGTCGGCCCTGATGGCCCTGATCATCACGGGCGTGGGGTTCCTGATTCACCTGTACTCGATCTCGTACATGGGGCACGACCCGAAGTTCACGCGCTTCTTCGCGTTCCTGAACTTCTTCGTGGCGATGATGCTGATCCTGGTCCTGGCCGACTCGTACCCGCTGATGTTCGTCGGCTGGGAGGGCGTGGGCATGGCGTCGTACCTGCTGATCGGCTTCTGGTTCAGTGGCCGGAACAGCGAGGCCAGTGACGCTCAGGTGCGTGCCGCCAGTGACGCCGAGGCGGTCAGCAACTCCAACGCCGCCCGCAAGGCGTTCATCATGAACCGCATCGGAGACCTGGGCTTCATGCTGGGCATGTTCCTGCTGTTCAAGCTGTACGGCACCCTGTCGATTCCCGAACTGGCCGAGCGGGTCGAGGGCGCGCAGGTCGCGCAGGCTGGCATCGAACTGGCCTGCCTGTTCCTGCTGGTCGGCGCGGTCGGCAAGAGCGGCCAGCTGCCCCTCACCACTTGGCTGCCGGACGCCATGGCGGGCCCCACGCCCGTCTCCGCGCTGATCCACGCGGCGACCATGGTCACGGCCGGCGTGTACCTCGTGGCGCGCAGTCACTTCCTGTACGACCTCGCCCCGAACGCCAGCACCTGGGTCGCGTGGGTGGGCGGCCTGACTGCCCTGTACGGCGCCCTGTCCGCACTGAACCAGTCGGACATCAAGAAGATCCTGGCGTACTCCACGGTGTCGCAGCTGGGGTACATGTTCATGGCGGTCGGCCTGCACGCGTACTCGGCGGGCGTGTTCCACCTGCTGACGCACGCGTTCTTCAAGGCGCTGCTGTTCCTCGCGGCGGGCGCCGTGATCCACGCGCTGCACGACGAGCAGGACGTCCGCCGGATGGGCGGCCTGCATAAATTCATGCCGTTCACGCACCTCGTGTCCGTGGCGGGTGTGCTGGCGATTGCCGGCATTCCCATCTGGAGCGGCTTCTTTTCCAAGGACGCCATCCTGGCCGCCGCGTACGAGCAGAACATCGCGCTGTACCTGATCGGGCTGGGCGTGGCGCTGCTCACTGCGTTCTACATGGGCCGCTGGTACTTCCTGGTGTGGCGCGGCGCGTACCGCGGGCACGGCCACCCGCACGAGGCGGACACCCTCACGAAGATCCCGCTGGGCGTGCTGGCCGCGCTGGCGACCCTGGCAGGCTTCCTGAACATCCCCACCTTCCTGGGCGGTAAGCACGCCTTCGACGACTACATCGGGCGGGCCGTGCCGCTGCACGCGCACGAGATCCCCGTCAGCACCGAGTGGCTGCTGACCGTCTTCGCCGTCCTGGCCGGCGTGCTGGGCCTGGGCTGGGCGTTCCTGGCGCACCGCCGGAATGCTCTGGCCACCGGCCCGCTGGGCGAACTCAGCCGCAACAGCCTGTACCTGGACGCCCTGTACGACGGCGTGATCGGCAATCCCAGCCGCGCCGTCGCGGGCGGCCTGGACACCCTGGACCGAGGCACCGACGACGCCCTGAGCGGCATTGCCCGCAACGCCAGCGGTCCCGGCGGGCTGTTCACGCTGTGGCAGAGCGGCTTCGTGCGCGCCTACGCCGTCAGCATGCTGCTCGGAACGGCCGGCATCATCGGCTACTGGGCCCTCAAGACCATTGGAAGTGGCGCATGACCTTCACCGACTGGCTCCCCACCCTCATGATCTTCCTGCCGCTCCTGGGCAGCCTGCTGCTGCTGGTCACCCCGAAAAGCTTCCGGGACGAGGTCGCGGGCTTCATCGCCGCCCTGACGCTCGGCGCGGGTCTCGCCATCTGGCGCGGCGGCGGCTCCGAACTGTTCCGCTGGGACTGGATTCCGCCGCTGGGCATCACGTACTCGGTGCAGCTGGGCGGCGTGAGCCTCGCGCTGGCGCTCGTCACGGCGTTCATGTCCTTCATCGCGATCCTGTACGCCGCGCGCCGTATTCCCAACCCCGGCCCGATGCTGTCGCTGATCCTTGCCATGGAGACCGGCCTGATCGGCATCTTCGCCGCGCAGGACCTGATGCTGTTCTACGTGTTCTTCGAGGACGCCCTGATCCCCGCGCTGCTGATGCTGGCCATCTACGGCAAGTCCGGGCGCATGGCGGCCCTCACGAAATTCGCGGCGTACACGCTGTTCGGCAGTCTGCTGATGCTGGTCAGCATCATCGGCGTGCGCTACATCGGCGGCAGCCCCACCTTCGCCATGACCGACCTGAAACAGAACCTCGTGCAGGGCCCCGCCCAGACGTGGCTGTACCTGGGCTTCCTGGCCGCCATGGCCGTCAAGCTGCCGCTGTGGCCCATGCACGCGTGGCTGCCGGACTTCCACGAGCAGAACCACGACAGCGGCATTCCCGACGTGATGGGCACCCTGTACAAGGTCGGCGGGTACGGCCTCTTCACCTTCGCCATTCCGCTGTTCCCGGATGCCAGTCTGGAACTGCGCCCCGTCCTGATGGGCCTCGCGGCGTTCACGGCGCTGTACGCCGCGTGGATCGCCTTCGGTCAGACCGACTGGAAACGCCTGCTGGCCTATGCCGGCCTCAGCCACATGGGCTTCGTCGCGCTCGGGGTGTTCTCCCTGAACGAGACGGCCGTGATCGGCGCGATGTACCTGCTGGCCTTCCAGAACCTGTACACCGGCGCGCTGTTCCTGTCGGTCGGCATGCTTCAGGAACGTATCGGCAGCCTGGAGACCCGTGTGGGCGGCGTCATGACCCAGGCGGGCGCGCTGGGCGGCCTGACCATGGCCCTGTGGTTCGCCAGTATCGCCGTGCCCGGCATGGCCGGCTTCATCGGGGAGTTCAGCATCCTGCTCGGCGCGTACCAGGTGTTCCCCTGGCTGGCGTTCATCGCCGGGATCACCACCATCGCCGCCGCCGCGTACGCCCTGACCGCCTTCCAGACGACCTTCTGGCAGGCCCGGCCCGCCGGGGGCCTGCGCGTGCCGGACCTGGTGCATACCGAGTGGCTGATCCTGGGCCTGCCGCTGGCCGTGGCCGTGCTGTTCGGCGTGTACTCCGCGCCCGCCCTGAACCTCATGCAGCCCGCCGTGCGCGCCGTCCTGACCGCCCTGGGAGGCAACTGACATGCTCCAGCCACCCGAAGTGTCCCTGACGCCGCTGCTGCCCATCCTGATCGTGCTCGCGGGCGCGGTCAGCAGCACCCTGCTGGGCTTCTGGGTCAGCCGCCGCACCCTGACCTTCATCAACCTCGCGGCCACCGTGCTCGCCGCGCTGAGCCTGAGCACGCTCTGGAACCGGGGCGTCAGCTCGTTCGGCGGCAGCCTTCAGGCCGATAACGCCGCGCTGCTGCTGGCCTTCGTGATCCTGACCGGCACCCTCATGACCCTGCTCGTCACGCTGGACACCGCCTGGCGCGCCCGCGTGTCCTTCCCGGAATTCGACGCGATGCTCATGTACGCCGTGACCGGCTGCCTGCTGATCGCCTTTTCCGGCGACCTGATCGTCATGCTGATCGGCCTGGAAATCATGAGCCTCAGCGGCTACGTACTGGCCACCCTGCAAGGCTCACGCCGCGCCGAGGAAAGCGGCCTGAAGTACTTCCTGCTCGGCGCGGCCGGCAGCGCCGTCCTGATCTACGGCATCGCCTTCGTGTACGGCGCGACCGGCAGCCTCAACTACGCCGCCATTGCCGCCAAGGCCAGCGTCCTGACTCCCGAGAACACCGGCATCCTGGTCGGCGGGGCGCTGCTGATGCTGTGCGGGTTCGCCTTCAAGGTCGCCCTGGCCCCCTTCCACCAGTGGACGCCCGACGTGTACGGCGGCGCGCCCACCAGCGTCAGCCTGTTCCTGAGTACCGTCGTGAAGGTCGCCGCGTTCGCCGGGATGCTCCGCGTCTTCGGCGGCGCACTGGCCGACGCACCCGGCTGGCATTCCGTGCTTCAGGTCCTGATCGCCGCGACCCTGATCATCGGGAACCTCGCCGCGCTGCGCCAGATGAACTTCAAACGCATGCTGGCGTACTCGGCCGTCGCGCACACGGGCTTCCTCGCCATGGCCCTGCTCGGCACGCCCCAGGCGGGCGGCGCGGCCCTGACGTACTACCTGCTGGTGTACACCCTGATGACCGCCGCCGCGCTGGCTATCCTCGCTGCCCTGCAACGGGGCGAGGAAGGCATGACCATCTCCGACCTGCGCGGCCTGTACTACCGCCACCCCGCCTACACCGTCGCGCTGGCCGTGTGCCTCGCCTCGCTGGCCGGCCTGCCCCCCTTCGCCGGGTTCTTCGGCAAGTACCTGGTGTTCCAGGCGGCCTTCCAGAACGGTTACGAGTGGCTGAGCGTCCTGGCGGCCCTGACCAGCGTCGCCGCGCTGGTGTACTACCTGCGCCCCGCCATGCTGATGTTCATGCCTGACCGCACCCCCGCCCGCGAGTACGCCCACGGGCAGCGCACCCCCACCACCCTGGCCGTCACGCTCGGCGTGGTCGGCGTCACCGCCCTGGGCCTCCTGCCCAACATCTGGTACAGCTGGGTCGCCAACCCTGCCATCTGGACGCTGCTCGTCGGGCGGTGAGGGGAGAGTAGGGAGCGGGTCGGGTGCTGTCGTTCGCCCCGCTCCCGGAACACCGGAAAGATTCACCCATGAAAGTGGCCCGCCTCTGCAACGCAGACGGCGGGCCACTTCCTGCCGCCTGTACGTTCAGCCGCGCTGTTCGCGCTGGTACTTGGCGCGGTAGCGGCTGCGGCTGGCCGCCTCGACCAGATCGGTGGGCGTCTGGATGTCGGGGCCGGTGCGGGCCGCGCCGATGCTGATACGGACCGGCACGTCACGGTACGTGAGTTCCTGCAGGGCGTCCTGGATGCGCTGGGTGGTGGCGGTCATGTCCTGCACGCTGGCACCCTCGAGCAGCACCGCAAACTCGTCGGGACCCCAGCGGAACAGCAGGTCGCTGCGGCGCTTGTGTTTCAGGATGCGGCCCGAGAGGTCGCTGAGCAGTTCGTCGCCGGCACGCAGGCCGTAGACCTCGTTGACCTTGCGGAAGCCGCTCAGGTCCACCAGCAGCAGGCCCAGCGGTCGGGCGGCGCGGGCCGTCCAGCGCTGCTCGAGCGCGCGGGTGAAGGCCACGCGGTTGCCGAAGCCGGTCAGGGGGTCGCGCATGCTGAGGTTGCGCAGGTTCCACCAGCGTTCCAGGGCGACCAGGGCCGTGCCCAGAATCGCGGCGTACGAGAGGGTCACGCCCGGCAGCAGGATGTTGCCCAGCCACAGGGGAATGGCGAGGGCCAGCATCAGCAGGGCCAGCGCGAACCCCCACACGCCGCGCGCCAGGACGGCGCTGACGGCGGTCGCGACGGCCATCAGCGCGATCAGCCACGTGGGCAGGCGCGTGAAGGGCGGGCTCAGCAGGCTGGAGACGGCGCGGGCCTGCATGGCGACGCCCGGCACGACCTGCCCGGTCACGTCGCGCAGGGTGAGGTTGCTGGTGCCGCTGGCGGTCAGACCGATGATGACGATCTTGCCCTGAATGTCGCCGTAGCGGACGTTGCCGTTCACGACGTCCCGGAACGGAATGACGGGCAGGCGGTCCTGGCTGGGGGCGCTGTAACGCAGCAGTTGCGGCTGGGTGTCCAGCGGCACGTTGCGGCCGGCGGCGACTGCCAGTTGCCGCGCGAAACTGGGGTGCAGGGTGGCGCTGGCCTGCGCAGCGGCGCTGGCGCTGTCCGTGACCGGGCTGGCGTCCCCCTGCGTTTCCGGCGTGCCGGGGTACCCGGTCTGGAAGGTGCGGACCACGCCGTCCGGGCTGACGTTCAGGGCGCTGACGCCGGTCGGGGAGAGCCAGTCGGGGCTGGCCAGCTGGCGGCTCTCGCCGGGCGCGGTGGCCAGCACCACGTTCGGCTGGCTGAACGCGTCGGCTAGGCGGCTGTCGTTCCGGGCGGGGTCGCTGAACAGCACGTCGATGCCGATGGCGGTCGCGCCCGCCTGTTCCAGCGTTCCGAGGGCCTGCGCGTACAGCTCGCGGGGCCAGTTGCCGATGCGGCCGTAGTCGCGCAGCGAGGCGTCGTCGATGCCGACCACCACGACCCGCTGCTCGGGTGCGCCGGGCAGGGCGCGGTTCAGGGCGTCCCACAGGCGGGTGTTGTCCGGCAGGATGAAGGTCAGCAGCAGCGCAAGGATCGCCGCCACCGGGACGGTGTACAGCGCCAGCGAGCGGTCAGGGGATCTCAACATGGCGTTCGTTGCCTGCCTCGTCTGTGGCGTTCAGGGTGACCGGGCTGCCCGGCGTGGCCAGCGGCAGCGTCCACTGGAAGTCCGGGCGGCCGGCCGTGACCGTGCGGGTGTATGCCACGCCGTTCACGGTGACCCGCAGCGTCACGCGGTTCCTGGCGGCCCTGCTGCCGTCCGTGATGGTCAGGCTGGCGTCCTGCACGCGGCCCGTGAGGGTCAGCACGCGGCCCTCGCGGCGGCCCTGCACGGTCACGGCCGGCGCGGTCCGGTCGATGACCAGCGGCACCTGGCGCGTCAGGGTCTGCCCGAAGCGGGTGGCGGTGACGGTCACGGCGTACGTGCCTTCCGGCAGGGTGTCTTCCAGGCGTTCCAGGCGGAACACGCCGTCCGTGCCGCCCAGCGTGACGGTGCGCCCGGCCACGCTGGCCTGCACTGCCGCGTCCGGCAGGCTGCGGGCCAGCAGCGTCAGGTCCTGCACCTGCAGCTTCCCGGCCGGCAGGTCCAGCGTGAGGGGCCGGGCGCGTTCGGCGTCCAGCGACTGGTTGAAGCGGTCCAGGGCGTCGAGTTGCAACGTTCCCACGCCGCCCGCCTCGGCGCGCTGCTGCCCGGCACTGACGGGCTGGTCGCCCTCGCCGGGCAGCGCCACCTGACCCTCGAAGACCTTCACGACCCCGCTGGCATCCACCCGGAAGACCGTGCCGCGCACGGCCGTGCTGACGACCGGGGTGTCCAGGCGGTAGCCGCCCTGCCCCTTCTGCACGACGTTCCAGGCGGTACCGCGAGACAGTTTCAGCAGGACCTCACGGCCCCGTTCGGTGCGTTCCACGGCCAGCACGTTCAGTTCGCTCTGCTCGTTCAGGCGCAGGTACCCGCCGCCCGTGAAGCCCACCTCGGCCCACGCGCCGGCGGCGGTGTTCAGGGTCACGCCGGGGTCCAGCGCGTCCCCGATGACGGCCACGCGGCTCTGCCCGGCGCGGTCCACGCGCACCTGCCCGCGCGTCGCCTCGATGTTCGCGTCGCCCAGCCCCCGGTACTGCGAGGCGTACCAGGGGTCCTGCTCGCGGAAGGCCGTGACCTTCCCGCTGTCCAGATCCACCTGCTGCGCGGCGCGCACGGTCACGAGCTTGCCGTTGAGGCTCAGGCGCGCCTGCCCCTGCAAGACGGCCACGCGGCGGGTCGCCCTGCCGCTCAGGTCCACCCGCATCTGCCCGGCGCCCTCCATGACGACGTGCGTGCCCTGCACGTGCACGGCGACCGGGCCGCGCAGGAAGAAGCGGCCGTCGAGCAGGTCCGCCTCATCCAGGTAGCGGCGCAGCCGCGACGCGCTGCCCACCACGATCTGCCCGGCCCCGGACTTCAGTTCGGCGCGGCCCGTGCCGGTGCGCAGCGACGTGTTCAACTCGGTGCCCGGCGCGCTCCCCGGAGCCCAGGTGCCCGAGGCGCCCAGGAATTCCACGCTACCCTGCGCCTGCGCCAGACGCGGCGTGGTCGTGCCGGCCGTCTGGGTGCCGCCAGTCTGCGCGCTGGCCCGGCCCAGCGGAACGAGCGCGGCGCCGCCCAGCAGGAGCAGCGCCGTCAGGGGAGCGACCCGGAGGTTTACGTGGAGCTTGAGAACTGCTGAGCGGGCCGTCACCTTCATCACGTCATAGTTTACGAGAAAAATCTGACAATTTCGTAACGCGCGTATACTGCGGGGCGTGCTTGTTGCCGCCGTGGACGCCAGTAAGGAGTACGGTCCGCTGACCGTGCTGAGTGAAGTGAATTTTGCCGTGCAGCCGGGCGACCGGGTGGGTCTGGTCGGCCGCAACGGTGCCGGGAAAAGCACGCTGCTCAAGCTCCTGACCGGGCAGCTTACCCCCGACGGGGGCAGCATGAAACGCGCGCCCGGCGTGCGGGTCCGCTCGCTGCAACAGGACCCGGTGTTCCCGGACGGGGCGACCATCGACAGCGTCCTGAACGCCGCCTTCCAGGACCTCGATGAACTGGAGGCCGAACTGAGCGCCGCCGCCGCCGCCATGAGCAGCGGCACGCCGGACAGCATCCTGCACCACGAGGCGCTGCTGGAGAACTACCAGCGGCGCGGGGGGTTCGAGCGCCGCAGCCGCAAGGACGCCGTGACCCTGGCCTTCGGGTTCCGGGGCCGCGAGAACGACCTGGCGTCCAGCCTCAGCGGCGGGGAACGCACCCGGCTGGGCCTCGCGGCGCTGCTGGTCGAGAACCCGGACGTGCTGCTCCTCGACGAGCCCACCAACCACCTGGACATCGTGATGGTCGAGTGGCTCGAGGCCTTCCTGGGCCGCTACCCGGGCGCGGTGCTGGTCATCAGTCACGACCGGACCTTCCTGGACACCGTGACCCGCGAGACCGCGTACCTGCGCGGCGGCACCCTGAAGATGTACGCCGGGAACTACACCAAGTTCCGCGAACTGCTGGAAGTCGAGCAGGAGCAGCAGGCCGCCCGGCACGCCATCGAGAGCAAGCAGATCGCCAGCCTGCAGGCCAGCGCGGACCGCATGAAGATCTGGGGCCTGGGCATGAGCAAACTCGCCCGGCGCGCCAAGGCCATGCAGGCCCGCGTGGACCGCATGCAGAACCGCGCGACCGCCGCCCCGGCCGCCGATCAGCGCACGGCCCGCATCACCTTCCACGCGCCGGAAAGTGGCGACGTGATTCTGGACGCCCGGCACGTGACGCGCGTGCTGCCCGGCGGGCGCACCCTGTTCCGGGACGTGAACGTGCAGATCCGCCGGGGCGAACGCATCGCCATCATCGGGCGCAACGGGGCGGGGAAGACCACCTTCCTGCGCACCCTGCTGGGCCTGGAGAAAAGCGACGACCCCCGTACGCGCCTGCTGACCGGGGCGCGCGTGACGGTCGGGTACTACGATCAGGCGCTGCGCGGCGTGGACCCCAACGACACGCTGTACGACGTGGCCCGCACCTACACCCAGAAGGACCCGCAGGCGCACGACCTGCTGGGCACGTTCATGTTCCCATACGACCAGCACGACAAGCAGGCCCGCATCCTCTCGGGCGGCGAACGCGCCCGCCTAGCCCTGCTGAAACTGGCGCAGGAGGACCACAACCTGCTGGTCATGGACGAACCCACCAACCACCTGGACATGGAGATGGTCGAGAGCCTGGAAGTCGCGCTGGAGGACTTCGGCGGCACCCTGATGATGGTCAGCCACGACCGCGCCTTCATCGAGGGGCTTGCCGACCGCATCTGGCTGATCGAGGACGGGCAGTTCTTCGAGTACCCCGGCTGGGAGGACTACAAGGCCAAGCACCGCACGGCCGCCGAACTGGAAGCCGAGGCGCTGGCCGCCGCGCCGAAGGCCGCCCCCAAGCCTGCCGCGCCCAAAGGGAAGGGCCTGTGGCACCTCAAGCGCGAGGTCGAGGCCATCGAGGCGGACATCGCCCGCCTGGAAACGCAACTGGAAGAGGCGCAGGCCGCCCTGAACGCCGCTCCCGCTGACGCGGACTTCGTGGCGCTGGGGCAGGC includes:
- the abc-f gene encoding ribosomal protection-like ABC-F family protein; its protein translation is MLVAAVDASKEYGPLTVLSEVNFAVQPGDRVGLVGRNGAGKSTLLKLLTGQLTPDGGSMKRAPGVRVRSLQQDPVFPDGATIDSVLNAAFQDLDELEAELSAAAAAMSSGTPDSILHHEALLENYQRRGGFERRSRKDAVTLAFGFRGRENDLASSLSGGERTRLGLAALLVENPDVLLLDEPTNHLDIVMVEWLEAFLGRYPGAVLVISHDRTFLDTVTRETAYLRGGTLKMYAGNYTKFRELLEVEQEQQAARHAIESKQIASLQASADRMKIWGLGMSKLARRAKAMQARVDRMQNRATAAPAADQRTARITFHAPESGDVILDARHVTRVLPGGRTLFRDVNVQIRRGERIAIIGRNGAGKTTFLRTLLGLEKSDDPRTRLLTGARVTVGYYDQALRGVDPNDTLYDVARTYTQKDPQAHDLLGTFMFPYDQHDKQARILSGGERARLALLKLAQEDHNLLVMDEPTNHLDMEMVESLEVALEDFGGTLMMVSHDRAFIEGLADRIWLIEDGQFFEYPGWEDYKAKHRTAAELEAEALAAAPKAAPKPAAPKGKGLWHLKREVEAIEADIARLETQLEEAQAALNAAPADADFVALGQAAHDLEVQLEAKMTAWSERQAEVEEKGG